A genomic stretch from Panthera uncia isolate 11264 chromosome E3, Puncia_PCG_1.0, whole genome shotgun sequence includes:
- the LOC125928550 gene encoding zinc finger protein 501-like — MDYLTIEAEEEVLPAITTEDASLPQKQNTEEMEPTVELLPVEFQELVTVKDEEMDFSHVEEEELNSAQRYMGIDMKVESCGSLVFWDSESIPETKESFSKQELYEEVSSERELIIERLKKVEAWDSRLIEAWQCEGTLERQQGNQKENLREAIIKHNKTTVEDCNEIGESSNPIKHRNIYSVKKPWKCNECGKFFSYYSAFILHQRIHTGEKPYACTECGKAFSRSSSLIQHQRIHTGEKPYECNKCGKAFSHRSALIQHHIIHTGEKPYECNECGKAFNQSTYLIQHHRIHTGEKPYKCKECGKAFNDTSSLIKHQRVHTGEKPYGCKECGKAFSDRSGLTQHQRTHTGEKPYECSECGKAFSYCSALIQHQGTHTGEKPYKCNECGKAFSDRSALIRHQRIHTGEKPYKCKECEKAFSQSSSLTKHLRTHTGEKPYKCSGCEKAFSQSSSLIQHQKTHSGEKHYRCKKCEKTFSVRSAFYQHKEIHDE, encoded by the exons ATGGATTATCTGACCATTGAAGCTGAGGAAGAAG TCCTTCCAGCCATTACTACCGAGGATGCTTCTCTGCCCCAAAAACAGAACACGGAAGAAATGGAACCCACTGTTGAGCTCCTTCCTGTTGAGTTCCAG GAATTGGTGACAGTCAAGGATGAGGAAATGGACTTCAGTCATGTGGAAGAAGAAGAGCTGAATTCTGCCCAAAGGTACATGGGCATTGATATGAAAGTGGAGAGTTGTGGGAGCCTGGTATTTTGGG attccgaatctatacctgaaactaaagaATCTTTTTCAAAGCAAGAACTTTATGAAGAAGTGTCCTCCGAAAGAGAGCTGATAATAGAAAGACTTAAAAAGGTTGAGGCCTGGGACTCCAGATTGATAGAAGCCTGGCAATGTGAAGGCACATTAGAAAGGCAGCAAGGAAACCAGAAGGAAAATTTAAGGGAAGCCATAATTAAACACAACAAAACCACTGTGGAGGATTGTAATGAAATTGGGGAAAGTTCAAACCCAATCAAACATCGAAATATTTACTCAGTGAAAAAGCCTTGGAAATGCAATGAATGTGGGAAGTTCTTCAGTTACTACTCAGCCTTTATCctacatcagagaattcatactggagagaagcctTATGCATGTACTGAGTGTGGAAAGGCCTTCAGTCGGAGCTCATCACTTATTcagcatcagagaattcacacggGAGAAAAACCTTACGAGTGTAAcaaatgtgggaaagccttcagtcaTCGGTCAGCCCTCATTCAGCATCATATCattcacactggagaaaagccCTATGAGtgcaatgaatgtgggaaagccttcaacCAAAGCACATACCTTATTCAACACCACAGaatccatactggagagaaaccctataaatgcaaggaatgtgggaaagctttcaaTGATACCTCATCCCTAATTAAACATCAAAGAGttcatactggagaaaaaccttatggatgtaaagaatgtgggaaagcctttagtGACAGGTCGGGCCTCACTCAACATCAGAGAACTCATACAGGGGAAAAGCCATATgaatgcagtgaatgtgggaaagctttcagcTACTGTTCAGCTCTTATTCAACATCAAGGAACCCATACTGgggagaaaccttacaaatgtaacgaatgtgggaaagccttcagtgaCCGCTCAGCTCTCATAAGACACCAAAGAATTCATACTGgggagaaaccttacaaatgtaaagaatgtgaGAAAGCCTTCAGCCAGAGCTCATCTCTTACAAAGCATCTGAgaactcatactggagagaaaccatatAAATGCAGTGGTTGTGAAAAAGCCTTCAGTCAGAGTTCATCTCTTATTCAACATCAGAAAACCCATTCAGGAGAAAAACACTACAGATGTAAGAAATGTGAGAAAACCTTCAGTGTGCGTTCAGCCTTTTatcaacataaagaaattcatgatGAATAG